In Sphingomonas psychrotolerans, the following proteins share a genomic window:
- a CDS encoding capsular polysaccharide export protein, LipB/KpsS family: MPLTDTARERADNLIRRLKNARVGGSFWGGRPELAKGCTVWEPRRGDAAAFCPAAGNPIFLWVDEDPAVGASGHLPGLLTGELDPWHLLDQVAQVVAPADDALAIIARLLGIPVIDSVTGKPLAHDLRARRSLAWQVLEAPTYREPFTGSEIPPEAAIDLLGEWRRHLDTVGGIGVQFGMRGWKRSQIDRFLTGVSGVPRHARTTRAALEVAGTKQAAVAIWPSRVPLEFEARAAASGVPVARVEDGFLRSPGLGVHLVPPQSIIVDREGIHYDPARPSDLERLLAEHRFPPELLCRAVALRMTIVSAGLGKYGSGGKPPAIVLPPDRRSILVIGQVADDRSVLMGDVAGGGNAGLLERARAHAPDAFLLYKPHPDVLSGHRRAGLRRETHHLADHILNRPCGLAPLLKVVDEVHVLTSLAGFEALLRGCDVMCHGAPFYAGWGLTHDLVSVPRRKRRLTLDQLVAGALLLYPLYLDPDTGLPCSAERLVARLAGATPRPSLVNRLRLFEGLIRRALRPATA; this comes from the coding sequence ATGCCGCTGACCGACACAGCACGCGAACGTGCGGACAATCTGATCCGGCGGCTGAAAAACGCCCGTGTCGGCGGCAGCTTCTGGGGCGGACGCCCCGAACTCGCCAAAGGCTGCACGGTGTGGGAGCCCCGCCGGGGCGATGCCGCGGCCTTTTGCCCGGCTGCCGGCAACCCGATCTTCCTGTGGGTCGACGAAGATCCTGCGGTGGGAGCGTCCGGGCATTTGCCGGGGCTCCTGACCGGTGAGCTCGATCCGTGGCATTTGCTCGACCAGGTCGCGCAAGTCGTCGCACCGGCGGATGACGCTCTGGCGATCATCGCACGACTGCTCGGCATCCCCGTCATCGATTCCGTCACCGGAAAACCGTTGGCGCATGATCTGCGCGCGCGCCGGTCGCTCGCATGGCAGGTGCTCGAAGCGCCGACCTATCGCGAACCGTTCACCGGATCGGAGATACCGCCCGAAGCCGCCATCGATCTGCTCGGCGAATGGAGACGCCATCTCGACACGGTCGGTGGAATCGGCGTCCAGTTCGGGATGCGCGGCTGGAAGCGCTCGCAGATCGACCGCTTCCTCACCGGTGTGTCGGGGGTGCCGCGGCACGCGCGGACGACGAGAGCTGCGCTGGAGGTCGCCGGCACGAAGCAAGCCGCCGTCGCCATCTGGCCATCGCGCGTTCCCCTCGAATTCGAGGCGCGCGCCGCCGCGAGTGGCGTCCCGGTCGCTCGGGTCGAGGACGGGTTTCTGCGCTCGCCCGGGCTCGGTGTCCATCTGGTGCCGCCGCAATCGATCATCGTCGATCGCGAGGGAATTCACTATGATCCCGCGCGGCCAAGCGACCTCGAGAGACTGCTCGCCGAACACCGGTTTCCGCCCGAACTGCTGTGCCGCGCCGTCGCGCTGCGCATGACCATCGTGTCCGCCGGGCTGGGCAAATATGGAAGCGGCGGCAAACCGCCCGCGATCGTCTTGCCGCCCGATCGGCGCAGCATCCTCGTGATCGGCCAGGTCGCTGATGATCGGTCGGTCCTGATGGGCGACGTTGCGGGAGGCGGAAACGCGGGGCTGCTCGAACGGGCCCGTGCGCACGCGCCGGATGCCTTTCTCCTCTACAAGCCGCACCCCGATGTGCTTTCCGGGCATCGGCGCGCTGGACTACGCCGCGAAACGCACCACCTCGCGGACCATATTCTCAACAGGCCGTGCGGCCTGGCGCCGCTGCTGAAAGTTGTAGATGAAGTCCATGTACTGACCTCGCTCGCCGGGTTTGAGGCGTTGCTGCGCGGCTGCGACGTGATGTGTCACGGCGCGCCCTTCTATGCCGGATGGGGCCTTACTCATGATCTGGTGTCAGTGCCGCGCCGCAAGCGCCGGCTGACTCTGGATCAGCTGGTGGCGGGAGCGCTGCTGCTCTACCCGCTCTATCTCGACCCGGACACCGGCCTGCCCTGCTCCGCCGAACGGCTCGTCGCCCGTCTGGCAGGCGCCACCCCGCGCCCTTCGCTGGTGAACCGGCTGCGGCTATTCGAGGGCCTGATCCGCCGCGCACTCCGGCCCGCGACGGCATGA
- a CDS encoding DUF2147 domain-containing protein — MRPSTASASRDPIFGTWTNPGRTIVVKTLLCGAELCGEIVAAGAEAQNDAREAGVERLVGTELLQNYRKTGSGRWTGTVFVPDMARSFSSRIVQRSPDVLRISGCIFGGLICKSQDWTRI, encoded by the coding sequence GTGCGCCCGTCCACAGCGTCGGCTTCGCGCGATCCGATCTTCGGCACCTGGACCAACCCCGGGCGCACTATCGTCGTGAAGACCTTGCTTTGCGGCGCCGAGCTGTGCGGCGAGATCGTCGCCGCCGGTGCCGAAGCGCAGAACGACGCACGCGAGGCGGGGGTGGAGCGCCTCGTCGGCACCGAGTTGCTGCAAAATTATCGGAAGACCGGGAGCGGCCGATGGACGGGGACGGTCTTCGTTCCCGATATGGCCCGAAGTTTCTCGTCGCGCATCGTTCAGCGCTCACCCGATGTGCTCCGCATTTCCGGATGTATTTTCGGGGGCCTGATCTGCAAGTCGCAAGACTGGACGCGCATCTGA
- a CDS encoding virulence factor, translated as MAGAVLLGLYAVAGFFDRDPVHLFGAGTRGKPVAAVFFSGDMGLRFGMGPYISDGLVKAGIPVLGVSSSTAFASRRTRAETDAIVANAIRQTLRQTGASRIVVLGQSFGADIVRVGLADLPQDLRGRVAAAVLVVPGATAYFRADPSGLSYRGTPDADGSEASRLDWLPLTCIQGVTETDTLCPALTMTNARRIALPGGHFLRNDHRLLVQTILRELGPVLKFQERF; from the coding sequence ATGGCGGGCGCCGTTCTGCTGGGCCTGTACGCGGTTGCCGGTTTTTTCGACCGTGATCCTGTCCACCTGTTCGGCGCGGGGACCCGCGGCAAACCCGTAGCGGCAGTGTTCTTCTCCGGGGACATGGGACTGCGGTTCGGAATGGGCCCTTATATCTCCGACGGGCTCGTCAAGGCGGGCATTCCGGTTCTCGGCGTTTCTTCCTCCACTGCGTTCGCATCGCGCCGCACGCGGGCCGAGACCGACGCGATCGTCGCGAATGCGATCCGGCAGACCCTGCGGCAGACGGGAGCCAGCCGCATCGTCGTGCTTGGACAATCCTTTGGCGCCGATATCGTTCGCGTCGGCTTGGCCGATCTGCCGCAAGATCTGCGCGGCCGGGTCGCCGCTGCCGTGCTGGTGGTGCCGGGTGCGACCGCCTATTTTCGCGCCGATCCGTCAGGGCTGAGCTATCGCGGCACCCCCGATGCCGATGGTTCCGAAGCGTCGCGTCTCGACTGGCTGCCGCTCACCTGTATCCAGGGCGTGACCGAGACCGACACATTGTGCCCAGCGCTCACGATGACGAATGCCCGGCGGATTGCGCTGCCTGGCGGACATTTCCTGCGCAACGATCATCGTCTGCTCGTGCAGACAATCCTGCGCGAGCTGGGTCCTGTGCTGAAGTTTCAGGAGCGTTTCTGA